A segment of the Corylus avellana chromosome ca2, CavTom2PMs-1.0 genome:
TTCAGACAAGGGTTCCCCTTGAGAAGCATCAATGGTTTAGATGATGAATTTGTCACCATAAATATCGATCGATTTGTTTGTCCACTATAGGATGTAATAATTAGGGGAGATGTAGTTAGTGATATAATCTTATGCTCTGCTTGTTTTcaaattgagaaggaaaaaaagatcaaattttTGTATGCGACATCATGActatttttggcaatttttcTAAGTTGTgttgtattttgattttttttccccaacaTACCATAATTGTCTGGTAGAGGTTCTTTCTGCAACAGCTAGCTCACtaaattattggattttgttcagttacaatgataattttattttgatatttgaaGAAGCATTTGTTCCCTTTTGTTATCTTTGGCTTTGCATCAATCCACTTATTGATGCATTTAGCAAGCTCCCTGTGCTGCATATTTTGGTGTTATAGCTCAAAACTATCAGATCAGCGGTGTTGGGCAAACACTAGAAATGACTCGTTGGAGCTGATTACCAACCCCAAGAAGCATATTCAGTTGCTTCTCccctttaatttcaaaacagGTCTTTGAAATGGATTCGAATCTCTAGCAATTTGTTGTTTAGATTGTTAGTTATTCTCATAGCAAATATGAGAGTTTTTTATGTGGTTTACCTGTCCAAGCAGGGGAGCAGACTATTAGACTATCCAAGGTTTGTTCAGGTAGATAAGTCTTATAAGAGCTatctcatatttattatttgaattgttaGCAATCTGAATAATAAAATTACTGAGGATCCCTATCTTGTGATGCTTTCCTATTCTGTCACTCAAGCGATGATGCTTTCTATTTTGTCACTCAAGAACCTTTATAGCATCTTTGCTGTTGAAAAGGTCAATCTCAATTCTGCAAGCTTCCAGCTAACCAGATGACATAGGCAAAGAGAGTATcttcatcaacaaaaaaaaagaacctgTCACGAATCTTATCAAGTAATGTTATCAAGGAAAATGCCACATTGCTTGTCATGTGGCTGTTTATATTTTAATGGTTAACGTAATAAGTGTCATGTAAATTgtcatatcatttttaaattctcaaaataaatcaaaaagttgaaaaagagaaaatggtaACAAATAAGAGATTTACCATTTAAGGCCGGAAATTAGGACATAAGATCAACTAGGTTGGAATAGGTATtatccccccttttttttttcttttttttttttaagaagaatcAATTCAATTTGTAACTCtctttgaattctttaattatattaaaaatttcataCGTCTGTGTAGGTGCACGCCATGTCAGATACAGCATGTTGCTGACCTAATCTTTTTGTGTCCATCCGGCATTGATCATTTTTCTCACCATGAAATGACAAATGTGATCATGATTGTAAACTAATAACATTACCTACTTTTTTGACATTTAATTGtgcccttttttgttttttatttttttaaaagaaaaattatacttatttccacaaattcttattcaatttataatgtctttctaaaaatttaaaaagttggcAAGGTACTCTACCGATCAAAAAAACTCTTTGattttttccgttaaatcttaACAGAAGAAGCAAAAATGACTAAACTATCCCTTCgtaaaatgaaaaattgcaaagaacaTAATGTAAAGTCATTTTAGGGTGTGGTTAGTTGTAATTTGAAGAACAGGCTGCTAATGCtcttgagttttttattttttatttttttatttttatatatatttttttattttttttattaagcgTAGATTGATCAAAACTCAGAATTGCCAGGGGAGCACCGCCACTGCCATTAGGAACGTTGATCCTCCTCCTGCAACAAGAAAATTTAGgcccttatttattttttaattttttaattttttatttaggcctttttttttaaaatagtctTTAGTGGGGGTTGGGGGAGCTTGTTAAGTTTGACAGGTTATTTGTTTTTAccaatctttttctttgttttatattgtCTCCTGTCCCTACTTCCCTAATCATCACCTAGTTTTcctatttctttcttattaccaccacaaaaatcataaaaaaataatgaatatcatgttaaatcatcttttttatttttttaaaaatagaatcaATGCCTGTActcatctaatatatatatatatatatatatatatatatctctttctttgattcAGCTACAGGCTACTACAGGCAGCGTGCCTAATTTTCTATATCCATCATTGACTTTAAATAAAGCATTGTCTGCTTCAGATACAAGGGTAGTGTTGTAATTTCGCTAGATTTGATACAATCTAAGAGATGGGCTTGGGCTTTAGTCTTCCGTCTTTACTCTTTAAGCGGCAAAAGGCGTTTGGGTATATTCGCATGTTCGAATAATGAATGATTTGGACCGCTCCCCTTTGACGACATAGGCGCCCATTCCGAAAAGACAATATTAACCTCATAAAAAAGCACATCGTTATAACGTTATTATTCTTTTACTTATTCTTCTTCATGGGAACCATTACATGAAACTTCATATACTTTTAATTGGATTATTTAAATGTGGTCAGAACCCAAAAATTTAACGCAATAGATGTTGGTCAATTCAATGAGTTTGAAATGGTATGACTAGCAAAGAGACTACTTCTGAGCAATAAACGCTCCAAGAAACTTCCTATACTTTTAAGCAATTGTAATTTGTTGAGAAATTCATGATCGAATTATATCAAAACACAGATGATTTAAAAGTTTTCTGAGCTGTGATGGTTAGGAGACGGCTCAACTCAACCTTGTGCCACCTCATACgctaacaattttttgtttgtttgtttgtttgttcttttcatAAACAATTTAATATGAGGggcataattatatttttgatgAGAAAATTTGATTTCCCTAAATGTGTGGGGCTATTAGGGATAAAACCAAACTCAACAGTTTCCATAATTTGGCATCCAAAGTGCATAGTTGCTATTATGGGAAAGTGGGCTGCCCGGTAACCAAGTGGAGCTGCCAAAATCAATCACCTTTAGACATTTATTAAATCCCATACCTTTTTagaattcttaaaaaaaataaaaataaaaacttaaaaagcaaGTTTGAACGGTCAAAAAGAAGGACAGTCTTGTTATAataaagtttttcaatttacatttagtaattttttattttaaaaaaataatttactctctccaaagaaaaaaaaaaagaaaaaaaaagaaaaaagaaaaacacctaataaatattatattttagggTTCTTCTTTGACTGTTACCAGCGCATTATAGCACACACCACAGAAAAAAGCAAAGCATTCTCTCTCTCCGACACACAAATCCACAAGAGGAAAGGCAAAGCCCAGACACATCAAAGCCCCTGGATCTAAGCTCCTGATTCTCTTATACGTCGTAGTTCAGTTCAGAGAGCTCGTTTATTCGTTTTGATGCCTGGAAATTTCTGGTACAATCGGTATGGTTTTCCTCCTCCGATTCGCTTTCCTCcgaaatcctttttttttttttttgggtatatttaatgattttttttttgggttctgagttttgtttatttttgtttgatttttaagTTTTGCGTTTTGGTTGGGTTTGTTGGGTTAGACTTTTGGTTGGTATGGATCTATTGGTCTTTATGAGCTccttttttgggtaattttgtTGAGTTTCTGATTAGGAATTTTGGGTTGGATTTTATGGCTTTGATTGCTAGATTCTTGAATTTTCTATCGAATTATATATGGGTATTTATGAGGTCCGAAAGATTTGCGtttatttgcttctttttcttttggtttatcTGTGTTTTTTCTGTAtggtaaataaaaatattcctTTTTTGGTTCATCATATTGATCCccagatctctctctctctctctctctaaattcCCATCTCTAATCTCTTAtgcaaactcaatttttttttttcctgtgtcAATAAAGGCAATTTTTCTTGATGGTTTTCTACAGCTTTTGTATCCTTTGTGGAAATAACAAGTTTTGAGTCATACTTTGATTATGTTAACTATGTTGTTGGATTTTTCTGTTTGTGTTTGAGGCAAAGAgatccttttcttttgtgtaaACAAATGGGTTAGAATTAGAAATCTGGCGAAagatgaatttaaaaaaaaaaaaaaaattttaaaaattgtaaatttttggtttttgagtgAGGACAGAAGTTTAGGTTGTGGAACTATGAATTTTTGTGTGATATTCAgctcattttttgagtgattcTTGTATGGTTGGCTAGTTTGATAGGTTCTAGGCCTcattctgtgttttttttttttttttgtttaacatGATGCATTGCCTGTGGACGATGGTATTCAAAGTACAGTTCTATGGCTGAATTTGTTTGTGGCTTTTGATGGACAGGTAAATGATTGGTTTATCAAGGTGAAAATATAACGAGATcagtaaaattttaaacaatggCTTCAGTGGGCGTAGCACCTACTTCTGGTTTGAGAGAGCCCAGTGGCCATACTGTCGGTGTTGATCGGTTGCCTGAGGAGATGAATGATATGAAAATCAGGGATGACAAAGTAAGTACAGCATTGGTTGGCATTTCTCTTTcgtttttcctctttttatagttattattttatttatgaattttaccCATTAGTTACTCATAGGATTCACTAATTTTGTAGGAAATGGAAGCCACAATTGTTGATGGTAATGGCACAGAGACAGGTCATATAATTGTGACAACCATTGGTGGTAGAAATGGCCAGCCGAAGCAGGTATGTCTTTGGCTTACAAGttattcttcaaaatttcttttataaacGAGCATATCTgttattttgaatgaaatattcAGAATGAATTATCAGAATTGTTTTTgtatcaatttcattttttttgctaTCATGAATGCTCTATGAGCCATCAACTAAAGGTGGTTCAGGATTCTTGCAAACATCAATAATTGTAAAGTTTGTCCTGTTTGTTATCTGTATGTCCTCATTGGAATACGTGGTTTCACTATTTGACTTATAAGATTTGGACGGACACTTCAATTGATGTGGAAACgttatttctttccttctcATTTCTGatatgttatatttttcttttaaatctttttGTTTACAGACTATAAGCTACATGGCCGAGCGTGTTGTTGGACATGGATCATTTGGAGTTGTGTTCCAAGTGAGGATTTAATGCCATATAAATTATACATGACTGCTACATTTGTTATGTTTGCCTCGTTTTAGTTACATTACTATATACTGgttttatgtatttatgtaGGCGAAGTGCTTAGAGACTGGTGAAACTGTGGCTATAAAGAAGGTTCTTCAGGATAAGAGGTATAAGAATCGGGAGTTACAAACCATGCGCCTGCTTGATCACCCAAATGTTGTCTCGTTGAAGCATTGTTTTTTTTCAACAACTGAAAAGGAGGAGCTTTACCTTAATCTTGTACTTGAGTATGTCCCTGAAACTGTTCATCGCGTGATCAAACACTACAACAAATTGAACCAAAGGATGCCGATGATATATGTGAAACTTTATACATACCAGGTATGGTTACTTGACATGTGCAGTTTTCATGGTTCAATTGATTGTTTTAGCTCCTGCTGAGATTTTACATATTCTTTGTCTTGCAGATCTTTAGGGCATTGTCATATATTCATCGCTGCATTGGAGTGTGTCACAGGGACATTAAacctcaaaatcttttggtACATTTACTAACATATTTTGCATGTCTATTTGAGAGATGGCTGTTAGCGTTTGTGCTGCCCTCAAACTGCATGATcattgccctttttttttggggccatGATCAGCGAAAGCAGAAAAATGCAAGTTAACACCTTATTCTAAGTAAAAATCTATTTTGCAGGTGAATCCACATACCCACCAGGTTAAATTATGTGACTTTGGAAGTGCGAAAGTCTTGGTATGCTTGTGTTTTTGTTATTCATGTTGTCTTTCTTCAACTTGTAGTTGCCTTCGCTTTGATTGGAATGactgatctttattttctttgatgcTTGACAGGTGAAAGGGGAGCCAAACATTTCTTACATCTGCTCTAGGTATTATCGAGCACCAGAGCTTATATTTGGAGCTACTGAGTATACTTCAGCTATTGACATCTGGTCTGCTGGCTGTGTCCTTGCTGAGCTTATGCTTGGACAGGTAGGTGATTATGCATTCAACCCCCCCCCTTTGAACTTCTGGATATGTAATTTATGTATGAAGCTTAGAATAAGATTTTCATTCTTGCAGCCCCTGTTTCCTGGTGAGAGTGGAGTCGACCAGCTTGTTGAGATAATCAAGGTAACTATAATATCTTGAACTTTTCAGTAATACTGTAATAtcataaaatatcttttttccACTAAttgcatatattatttttgagaACAGAAAAGGGGGCTGGGGTTTTTTCCTTATTGTTATGTAATAATCCTTAGATCCTCATCAATCCTGGGATTGTGGTGTGACATTTTTTTCAGTAGAATCTAGTGGATATTGAAATTTAAGTCCTTGAGTAAACCTCTTTCACCAGGCTGACAATGAACCAAAAGATGCATTAGCTTTTAGCCTCTTAGACTGAGCAGTGGTTAGTCTCCTCCCACTGTATCTAATGACTTTTTCATTGTTGTAGATTTTGGGCACTCCGACGAGGGAGGAAATCAAATGCATGAACCCTAACTATACGGAGTTCAAGTTCCCCCAGATCAAAGCTCATCCATGGCACAAGgtatttgaaatggaaatttcATTATCTCATGTATTTGTTTTTATCAGCATGCCTCACACTAATATCTATCTGTTCATCCTGTTTAATTAGATATTCCACAAGCGCATGCCTCCAGAAGCTGTTGATCTGGTTTCGAGACTACTACAATATTCCCCTAACCTACGATGCTCAGCCGTGAGTATATTAAATCTCAATTTTCCAATATCTTATTCTAGTATTTTTCCTTCAATCTTGCTTTGTTCCCTTGGCAACATTCCTCGCCAGGTTATGTATGAATTTATAATGTGTCGTACATAGGAATCTTTTTGGTAAGTTTTGGTAATTTTTCACGATAGTTGTATGACAGATCCCATGTTCTCCTTTCTTAAAGGATGGGTGGGTCTGGAAAGAGAATAAATGACAAAAGTCTACCAAATATTTTGACTATACTGTCACTGGTCTGACGTAGGGTTTACCATTTGTAGAGTAGGTTGCCATTATTCACCTAACACAATAGCAGGCAGCATCATTTATACTTTATGGAGAAAAGAGGTGGCGAGTCaaagattaataattttttcatgAGACTGAGGGCCAGTCTGACATGTGTATCAAGAGCAATGGACTGTGCAAATAGTATCTTCCAATGTGTTTGTGAGAGGCATATTCCCGTTTGAAACTTGGCTTGCCGCTCATCTTGATAGCATGttgtccttttttattttttgggggctCATCTTGTTACCATGTCTTCTCattggtattatatatattgcttcAACTCAACTAATCTTGCTATGACCCACTTACAAGGGCCAGCTCTAAGGATCCATTTTCCAAGTGACTGGGGTCGGCTAGACAAtggtcttaaatttttttttgttgcccaACAATCAGAATTGTTTTCATGTTTGTTTGTAAGATTTGAATTTTCTAATTATGTTTCAATTGCAATGCAGCTGGATGCCTTGATCCATCCCTTCTTTGATGATCTTCGCGACACAAACACTCGCTTGCCAAATGGACGTTTCCTTCCGCCGTTATTCAACTTTAAATCTCATGGTatgttttcatttataaacCTTTAAATTACTTCATAAACTGTCATTGCCATGCAAAAGCCTCACCAAACTGTTATTGATGCTGCTGTTTGTCAACTAGAATTGAAGGGGGTGCCAGTTGAGATTTTGGTGAAATTGATCCCAGAGCATGCAAGAAAGCAATGTCCCTTTCTTGGTTTGTAatttgatatgatatgatatgatgaaATGTAACAAACTCGCAAGTGTTTTCCCCATAAGGAAGCTATGTGTTCACCCTATTTGTGCTATTTGTTCGCTTTTCTTAAATGTATCTTTTATTGTATTATCATGTTTTGTAAAAGCAGATTTAGAGATATGCTACTTATTTGCCCAAACCTCAATGGGTGTTCTCATTACCCTGTTCCTGTATCACTCCTGGCTCTTAACCTCACATAGAAGACAAACATCACCACTATCtaaatgttattttatcttatctGTATTGGTATTTGTAGCAGACAATATCTAGTAGTTTCTATCTGTATTTGGATTTCAATATTGTAGTTAGGATTTCGGCAGTCATATAATGTTGTGTGTTTACCCAATAAGACTCTTCCTCGTGGTAGTTTGCTAGTCGTTTTCACATAATAGAAAATTGTTTGTAGAAAAAGGTGTAATGTCTCAAGGTGGGTCAACAAAACGGCTccgtttctttttattttttgttatttaaataaTACATTCTATAATGGGTACCGTTCAATGATTGAAATTGTCAAAGTAAAAAAGTCATATTCGGCCCACCTGTTTTGGTCCTGTTCTTACATTGTGGGCCCTATCTTGGTCCTGTTCTTACATTGTGGCCTATGAATGATTGATTTATGGTCCATGGTAAACGTTCAAAGGAAGAAATGCCATGATAAACTCATTTTTCTGATGCCAATTATCCAAAAGCGTGTTGTTGACTGTAACGAACATTCGTGGAAAATCATGTCTGTATAGGATAAGAATCTCTGCAACTGGGTTATTGGCATTGTGTGCAATGTGGGTTGTTTCGGGTCCACCTTCGGCCATTCGAAGTGCAACGATCACGTGATCGGGACAGATGGGGTCGTACAACTTCTTTTCTGTGAAGCTGCTTAAATTGTATGCAATTCAAACAGTCAATTGTTCATTTTTTCCATTTCGGTATAGAAAATTAGAAGCTTCCCGCTAGATGTTTTGGTCATTATGTGGTTCATTTGTAACATAGGTTGCAATATTGGATTTTcatgttcattttctttttccatttcttATCTTTTTGTGATAAACTTTTCAAGTCAGTGTTGATAACTTTGTACTTCGCTAGAATAGCTGGTAGCCCCTGTGGTTGAAGCTTCCTTTGGACAAGGACAAACTTTCCTcctcattttccttcttttattaagaaaaaaaatacattcaCTCGTTTCAATTTATTATTCTTGTTGCAATATCCTCAtaatctttcaattttgttaatATACCCTATTGATTTATTATTGGGGTTACGATGTCTCCCTTCAGcccaaaaaataacaaaaatacctttcattaaaaaattaaaaaaaaaaaaaaaaaaaaagaagaagaaaaaacacaacttttttttttagggaaaaacaaaatagactAGCAAAAAATAGTTGactattttttgggaaaatgttagattttttttagtgtttttttttatgtcttttcaactatgatgtggcttttaaaattactaatagattaaaagtcaataatgataatctcaaatttaatagtgattttaaaagtcatatcacagttGAAAAGATaccaagagaacactagaagaacatttagcatttctcatttttttggggttgcaatgtttttttttttggaattttgattatttttttgagggtattattgtcattttaattattgAAGGGGTCAATTGCATTTGCAACTCTAATGATAAATAAGTAGGGTACAAGATTGATGGAATATTACAAATTGGTTGATATATTATAGGGGTAAATAGTGAGgtcatcatcaatttttttaattttttaattttttaattttttttttatttaggtcATTATCAAATTGGTTGATAAATTGATGGGATATTGCAACTTGGTTTGACATTTGACAAAGGCCTTACAAGTTGATATAGATTTGATACAAGTTTAaaccactaattttttttttctctaataaaaaaaagtatgtcCTCTTTCGTCTTTTCACTATTTCGCCTTTCCATCGTTTCTACCAAACCCACCCACGTAGAGAAAGTCGTGAGGTATAAAACAGTGGTCGTTTAGGAGACACGGTAGCGAACCGATGCGGTGATGCACCGTATATAACAGTCGTTTAAGAGATAGGTAGTAAAAAGACGCGGGAGAGGTGGGAAAAAGACATGTCGTCAAGGTTCCAATGATAAACGACGTGACGTATAGTACGGTCAAGACTCAACAAAATAAGTCGAGAGcgcgagagagtgagagtgccGTTGGGGAAGTACTCCTGCGAGTAGTGCGACAACTACGAGCAGTTCCAAGACACCCCATGTGCTCGGAGATGCCGTCTCGAAGGTCTCTACCATCTAACTTAGAGCCATTGCTCTCTGGTTCGCtttctcaccaaccaaacaTCAATATATTGCGATCCTTTATATATGGTGCGAAGTTGCTTTTGACTGAAGATGAGAACCAGGCTTATAATGAGGTGATTTGGAAAAGGGGTCTACAACCTTTTGGTCAAGATGGTATCGTTTTTGAAATCTCTAATCCAATTGCATTTTATTTGATTACCAAGTTGTTTCATTGTTTGTTGAGTAATTGGTTGAAGTCAGAATTTTGATtagcttttgtgttttctttgatttcccAAGTAATTTTGTTGTGTAAGGAATATTGGGTTGGGGACAGAGTCTGCTTTAGCTGTTTGTATGAAATCTGATCCCTATTTTCTTTAATTGGCCAAgtgtttttttaagtgaaaattgTGTGGGAGGTAGAGTTTTACTTAGCTTTGGGTTTGGAAATTTGAGCgtattttctttgattactGAGAGTTTATTGCATAATGAATAATGGGTTGGAGGCAGAGTTTACGTTTGCTTTTGGCTTGGAAATTTTATTGTGCTCACTTTGATTATTCGAGTAGTATTAGGCTTACTATTGTGATTAACAtgttcttttcttattttttacttctTGGGCATGAGGCGCTTTGTTGGGTAACTATAAGTTACAAGTTTGTTTAGACTCAAGGGAGTGTTAGTTGATACTTGGGGTTTTTGTTATAGCAAGTGGGATAAATTAAATATCAATCTTATGTGGTACATTAGGCTTACTGCTTTTCAATCTCTTATACATATTGCgattaaaaatttacaatggtACATTTTTACTATATTCCGGTACCATATCGTGTGTATGAGACAAAGAAATAAACATACCCATTATCTTAGGCATGGGGCTTAGTTCTTGAATATCATCATTTGGTAAATAATATAGCATGTGAGCATCAGAGTTATTCGCTGTTACCTGTGATGGTCAttgatatatttgttttatgaagaactaattgtttattttcatggcttaattttctatatttatgactacttttacttttactcCTATGCTTACTTTTTCTCATTGTGGTTCACATGGGATTTAGTTCGAGAAAGTATGGGAATGCCATGTGTCAATCTACTTCCATGACTAAAACCTCCTCTAGAGGGTGGACATCCACCTCTTCCCTTTGGCCAGCTTTATTGTTTTGCTAGTTATATAAACCCTTCTGTGTTTCCTAGAACCTATATCCAATGCTGTTGTTCTGGTTTCATTGTATATTGAGATAAATCATGCGGCTTCGGTACATTATTCTATACTGGAGC
Coding sequences within it:
- the LOC132168894 gene encoding shaggy-related protein kinase alpha encodes the protein MASVGVAPTSGLREPSGHTVGVDRLPEEMNDMKIRDDKEMEATIVDGNGTETGHIIVTTIGGRNGQPKQTISYMAERVVGHGSFGVVFQAKCLETGETVAIKKVLQDKRYKNRELQTMRLLDHPNVVSLKHCFFSTTEKEELYLNLVLEYVPETVHRVIKHYNKLNQRMPMIYVKLYTYQIFRALSYIHRCIGVCHRDIKPQNLLVNPHTHQVKLCDFGSAKVLVKGEPNISYICSRYYRAPELIFGATEYTSAIDIWSAGCVLAELMLGQPLFPGESGVDQLVEIIKILGTPTREEIKCMNPNYTEFKFPQIKAHPWHKIFHKRMPPEAVDLVSRLLQYSPNLRCSALDALIHPFFDDLRDTNTRLPNGRFLPPLFNFKSHELKGVPVEILVKLIPEHARKQCPFLGL